The proteins below come from a single Kitasatospora sp. NBC_00315 genomic window:
- a CDS encoding IclR family transcriptional regulator produces the protein MTTPTSAAAGGAQVKSAVRTVELLEYFAGHTGMHSLAEVQEQTGYPKSSLYMLLRTLVELGWVETDATGTRYGIGVRALLVGSSYIDGDEVVAAARPALDHLADDTSETIHLARLDGTNVVYLATRQSQHSLRPFTRIGRRLPAYSTSHGKALLATHTDEQIRRLLPAELEPLTEHTHTDREKLIEELHEIRERGYAIDREENTLGLRCFGAAIPYRTPARDAVSVSVPIARLTPGREQMIRDALLDARDRLTLATRHL, from the coding sequence ATGACCACGCCGACCAGTGCCGCCGCCGGCGGCGCACAGGTGAAGTCCGCCGTGCGCACCGTCGAGCTGCTGGAGTACTTCGCCGGGCACACCGGCATGCACAGCCTCGCCGAGGTGCAGGAACAGACCGGCTACCCGAAGAGCAGCCTCTACATGCTGCTGCGCACCCTGGTGGAGCTGGGCTGGGTGGAGACCGACGCCACCGGCACCCGGTACGGCATCGGGGTGCGGGCGCTCCTGGTCGGTAGCTCGTACATCGACGGGGACGAGGTCGTCGCGGCAGCCCGTCCGGCGCTGGACCACCTGGCCGACGACACCTCCGAGACCATCCACCTGGCCCGCCTGGACGGCACGAACGTGGTCTACCTGGCCACCCGGCAGTCGCAGCACAGCCTGCGCCCGTTCACCCGGATCGGACGGCGGCTGCCCGCCTACTCCACCTCGCACGGCAAGGCCCTGCTCGCCACACACACCGACGAGCAGATCCGCCGGCTGCTGCCGGCCGAGCTGGAGCCGCTGACCGAGCACACCCACACGGACCGCGAGAAACTGATCGAGGAGTTGCACGAGATCCGCGAGCGCGGCTACGCGATCGACCGCGAGGAGAACACGCTGGGCCTTCGCTGCTTCGGCGCCGCCATCCCGTACCGCACCCCGGCCCGGGACGCGGTCAGCGTGTCGGTGCCGATCGCCCGGCTGACGCCCGGCCGGGAGCAGATGATCCGGGACGCCCTGCTGGACGCCCGGGACCGGCTCACCCTGGCCACCCGCCACCTCTGA
- a CDS encoding 5-dehydro-4-deoxyglucarate dehydratase produces MSENAKPLADRLDGLLFFPVTAFAADGSVDTAVFRAHIRSRLDRGAAAVFAACGTGEYHALGLEEYERVVAAAVEEVAGAVPVVAGAGHGTALAVEFLRRAESAGADGVLALPPYLVTASQAGLERHYTALAEATALDVIVYARDNAVLDPETVVRLAAVDNIIGFKDGVGDLDRMQRIVSAVRTSRPGLPLRYFNGLPTAELTALAYRGIGVTLYSSAAFCFVPDLALAFHKALGSGDDETVNRLLDGFFRPLVELRNQGAGYAVSLVKAGVRMDGLDVGTVRSPLTEATDEHIAQLAALIERARDLI; encoded by the coding sequence ATGTCCGAGAACGCCAAGCCCCTCGCCGACCGCCTCGACGGCCTCCTGTTCTTCCCCGTCACCGCCTTCGCGGCCGACGGCAGCGTCGACACCGCCGTGTTCCGGGCCCACATCAGGTCCCGCCTCGATCGCGGCGCGGCCGCCGTCTTCGCCGCCTGCGGCACCGGCGAGTACCACGCGCTGGGCCTGGAGGAGTACGAGCGGGTGGTCGCCGCCGCCGTCGAGGAGGTGGCGGGCGCCGTCCCGGTGGTGGCCGGGGCGGGCCACGGCACCGCGCTCGCCGTCGAGTTCCTCCGGCGCGCCGAAAGCGCCGGCGCCGACGGGGTCCTGGCGTTGCCGCCCTATCTGGTCACCGCGTCCCAGGCCGGCCTGGAGCGGCACTACACCGCGCTCGCGGAGGCCACCGCGCTGGACGTCATCGTCTACGCGCGCGACAACGCGGTGCTCGACCCGGAGACCGTCGTCCGGCTCGCCGCGGTCGACAACATCATCGGCTTCAAGGACGGTGTCGGCGACCTGGACCGGATGCAGCGCATCGTCAGCGCCGTGCGCACCTCCCGCCCCGGGCTGCCCTTGCGCTACTTCAACGGCCTGCCGACCGCCGAGCTCACCGCTCTCGCCTACCGGGGCATCGGCGTCACCCTCTACTCCTCCGCGGCCTTCTGCTTCGTCCCCGACCTCGCGCTCGCCTTCCACAAGGCGCTGGGCAGCGGCGACGACGAGACCGTCAACCGGCTGCTGGACGGCTTCTTCCGGCCGCTGGTCGAACTGCGCAACCAGGGCGCGGGCTACGCGGTCTCGCTGGTCAAGGCCGGTGTCCGGATGGACGGTCTGGACGTCGGCACCGTCCGCTCGCCGCTCACCGAGGCGACCGACGAGCACATCGCCCAACTCGCCGCCCTGATCGAGCGGGCACGCGATCTGATCTGA
- a CDS encoding NAD-dependent epimerase/dehydratase family protein, translating to MPRTILLTGAAGGVGTLLRELLPGHGYRLRPADLHPIDGAEDAVVFDLRDAAAVRAAVRGVDAVVHLGGISVEDSFANILGSNIEGLHHLYEAVRLEGVRRVVFASSNHAVGFTPLTGGGLIGSDVPPRPDTFYGLSKVFGEGLASLYADKYGVETVSIRIGSCVARPCSPRMLATWLSPADCARLVHAGLSAPGVGHTVVNGISANTRAWWDLSSARALGYEPQDDAEVYAAEIIAEHGELDPDSPEARLLGGCFTTVEPPL from the coding sequence ATGCCCCGGACCATCCTGCTGACCGGCGCGGCCGGCGGCGTCGGCACGCTGCTGCGCGAGCTGCTCCCCGGCCACGGCTACCGGCTTCGCCCGGCCGACCTGCACCCGATCGACGGTGCCGAGGACGCGGTCGTCTTCGACCTGCGGGACGCGGCGGCCGTCCGCGCGGCCGTGCGGGGGGTGGACGCCGTGGTCCACCTCGGCGGCATCTCCGTGGAGGACTCCTTCGCGAACATCCTCGGCAGCAACATCGAGGGCCTGCACCATCTGTACGAGGCGGTCCGCCTGGAGGGCGTGCGGCGGGTCGTCTTCGCCAGCAGCAACCACGCCGTGGGCTTCACCCCGCTGACCGGCGGGGGGCTGATCGGCAGTGACGTGCCGCCCCGCCCGGACACGTTCTACGGCCTGTCCAAGGTGTTCGGCGAGGGACTGGCCTCGTTGTACGCGGACAAGTACGGCGTGGAGACGGTCTCGATCCGGATCGGCTCCTGCGTCGCCCGGCCGTGCTCGCCGCGGATGCTCGCGACCTGGCTCAGCCCCGCCGACTGCGCCCGGCTGGTGCACGCGGGGCTCAGCGCACCCGGCGTGGGCCACACCGTGGTCAACGGCATCAGCGCCAACACCCGTGCCTGGTGGGATCTCTCCTCGGCCCGGGCACTCGGGTACGAACCGCAGGACGACGCCGAGGTGTATGCCGCGGAGATCATCGCCGAGCACGGTGAGCTGGATCCCGACAGCCCGGAGGCCCGGCTGCTAGGCGGCTGCTTCACCACCGTCGAACCGCCGCTCTGA
- a CDS encoding aspartate aminotransferase family protein: MPADPSYGSDLPGAPRAGTAPGLDLAALLAERGAERYELHSRHLNPQLPRMLHTIGFDKSYERAEGPYFYDAEGNEYLDMLAGFGVFALGRHHPVVRAAVQQVMDLDLPDLTRFDCAPLPGLLAEQLLSHTPGLDRVFFGNSGTEAVETALKFARYATGRRRVLYCDHAFHGLTAGSLSVNGESGFRKGFDPLLPDTAIPLGDLGALARELRKGDVAALIVEPIQGKGVLAPPPGWLRAAQELLHEHKALLICDEVQTGVGRTGDFFAYQHEEGVLPDLLCAAKALSGGYVPIGATLGKGWIFEKVYSSMDRVLVHSASFGSNAQAMAAGLATLHVMREERVVENARRIGDLLRERLAALTDRYELLAEVRGRGLMIGIEFGRPRSLKLRTGWTALQAARKGLFAQMVVVPLLQRHRILTQVSGDHLEVIKLIPPLTITEWDVDRFVDAFTDVMDDAHRGSGLMWDFGRTLVKQAVGSR; encoded by the coding sequence ATGCCGGCTGACCCCAGCTACGGATCCGACCTCCCGGGCGCACCCCGCGCCGGTACCGCACCGGGCCTCGACCTCGCCGCCCTGCTCGCCGAGCGCGGAGCCGAGCGCTACGAGCTGCACAGCCGCCACCTGAACCCGCAACTGCCGCGGATGCTGCACACCATCGGCTTCGACAAGTCCTACGAGCGCGCCGAGGGGCCCTACTTCTACGACGCCGAGGGCAACGAGTACCTCGACATGCTGGCCGGCTTCGGCGTCTTCGCGCTCGGCCGCCACCACCCGGTGGTGCGGGCCGCCGTCCAGCAGGTGATGGATCTCGACCTGCCGGATCTCACCCGTTTCGACTGCGCCCCGCTGCCCGGCCTGCTGGCCGAGCAGCTGCTCTCCCACACGCCCGGCCTGGACCGGGTGTTCTTCGGCAACAGCGGCACCGAGGCCGTCGAGACGGCGCTCAAGTTCGCCCGGTACGCCACCGGCCGGCGCCGCGTCCTGTACTGCGACCACGCGTTCCACGGGCTCACGGCCGGCTCCCTCTCGGTCAACGGCGAGAGCGGGTTCCGCAAGGGCTTCGACCCGCTGCTGCCGGACACCGCGATTCCGCTCGGCGACCTCGGCGCGCTGGCCCGCGAGCTGCGGAAGGGCGACGTCGCGGCGCTGATCGTGGAGCCGATCCAGGGCAAGGGCGTGCTTGCGCCGCCGCCCGGCTGGCTGCGCGCGGCCCAGGAGCTGCTGCACGAGCACAAGGCGCTGCTGATCTGCGACGAGGTGCAGACGGGCGTCGGCCGCACCGGCGACTTCTTCGCCTACCAGCACGAGGAGGGCGTGCTGCCCGACCTGCTCTGCGCGGCCAAGGCGCTCTCCGGCGGCTACGTGCCGATCGGCGCGACACTCGGCAAGGGGTGGATCTTCGAGAAGGTGTACTCCTCGATGGACCGGGTGCTGGTGCACTCGGCGAGCTTCGGATCCAACGCCCAGGCGATGGCGGCGGGGCTCGCCACCCTGCACGTGATGCGCGAGGAGCGGGTGGTCGAGAACGCCCGCCGGATCGGCGACCTGCTCCGGGAGCGGCTGGCCGCGCTGACCGACAGGTACGAACTGCTCGCCGAGGTCCGGGGGCGGGGCCTGATGATCGGCATCGAGTTCGGCCGGCCCCGCTCGCTGAAACTGCGCACCGGCTGGACGGCGCTGCAGGCCGCCCGCAAGGGCCTGTTCGCCCAGATGGTCGTGGTGCCGCTGCTGCAACGGCACCGGATCCTCACCCAGGTCTCCGGCGACCACCTGGAGGTGATCAAGCTGATCCCGCCGCTGACCATCACCGAGTGGGACGTGGACCGCTTCGTCGACGCCTTCACCGACGTGATGGACGACGCCCACCGGGGCAGCGGTCTGATGTGGGACTTCGGCCGGACGCTGGTCAAGCAGGCGGTCGGCAGCCGCTGA
- the dxs gene encoding 1-deoxy-D-xylulose-5-phosphate synthase, translated as MSLLSTIKGPADLKLLPAADLPVLAEEIREFLIGAVTRTGGHLGPNLGVVELTIALHRVFDSPYDRIVWDTGHQSYVHKLLTGRQDFSRLRSRGGLSGYPSRAESEHDLVENSHASTALAYADGLAKAAQLLGQHDRRTVAVIGDGALTGGLAWEALNNIAEAQDRPLVIVVNDNERSYARTIGGLAHHLATLRTTRGYERFLALGKGALQRTPLVGQPIFDALHGAKKGFKDAFAPQGMFEDLGLKYLGPIDGHDTGAVEQALRQAGGFGGPVIVHCLTVKGRGYRPAEQDEADRFHAVGPIDPYTCLPISPSSGVSWTSVFGAEMLAVGAERPDVVAITAAMLQPVGLAKFAQAYPERTFDVGIAEQHAVTSAAGLATGGMHPVVAVYATFLNRAFDQVLMDVALHRLGVTFVLDRAGVTGTDGASHNGMWDMSVLQVVPGLRLAAPRDADQLRAQLREALDVADAPTVVRFPKADTGPAIPAVERIGGVDVLQRTGAAPEILLVAVGTTAPACLDAAALLVAEGFTATVVDPRWVKPVDPALPVLAAAHRLVVTVEDNGRAGGVGAAVAQALRDAGVDTPLRVLGIPQEFLAHASRGEILEEIGLTGTGVAAQTAAIAKHLLPTRGANQRHAG; from the coding sequence ATGTCACTGCTGTCCACCATCAAGGGGCCGGCCGACCTCAAACTCCTACCGGCCGCCGATCTCCCCGTACTCGCCGAGGAGATCCGCGAGTTCCTGATCGGCGCGGTCACCCGGACGGGCGGCCACCTCGGTCCGAACCTCGGCGTGGTCGAGCTGACCATCGCGCTGCACCGGGTCTTCGACTCCCCGTACGACCGGATCGTCTGGGACACCGGCCACCAGAGCTACGTCCACAAGCTGCTCACCGGCCGGCAGGACTTCAGTCGGCTCAGATCCAGGGGCGGCCTCTCCGGGTACCCGTCCCGGGCCGAGTCCGAGCACGACCTGGTGGAGAACTCGCACGCGTCCACCGCGCTCGCGTACGCCGACGGGCTGGCCAAGGCCGCCCAGCTGCTCGGCCAGCACGACCGGCGGACGGTCGCCGTGATCGGCGACGGCGCGCTCACCGGCGGCCTCGCCTGGGAGGCGCTCAACAACATCGCCGAGGCACAGGACCGTCCGCTGGTCATCGTCGTCAACGACAACGAGCGCTCCTACGCGAGGACGATCGGCGGCCTCGCGCACCATCTCGCGACCCTGCGCACCACCCGGGGCTACGAGCGGTTCCTGGCGCTCGGCAAGGGCGCGCTGCAGCGCACCCCGCTGGTGGGCCAGCCGATCTTCGACGCGCTGCACGGCGCCAAGAAGGGCTTCAAGGACGCCTTCGCCCCGCAGGGCATGTTCGAGGATCTCGGCCTGAAGTACCTCGGCCCGATCGACGGCCACGACACCGGCGCCGTCGAGCAGGCGCTCCGGCAGGCCGGCGGCTTCGGCGGCCCGGTCATCGTGCACTGCCTGACCGTCAAGGGCCGCGGCTACCGGCCCGCCGAGCAGGACGAGGCCGACCGCTTCCACGCGGTGGGCCCGATCGACCCGTACACCTGCCTGCCCATCTCGCCCAGTTCCGGCGTCTCCTGGACGTCGGTCTTCGGCGCCGAGATGCTCGCCGTGGGCGCCGAGCGGCCGGACGTCGTGGCGATCACCGCCGCGATGCTGCAGCCGGTCGGGCTGGCGAAGTTCGCCCAGGCGTACCCCGAGCGGACCTTCGACGTGGGCATCGCCGAGCAGCACGCCGTCACCAGCGCGGCGGGGCTGGCCACCGGCGGTATGCACCCGGTCGTCGCGGTCTACGCGACCTTCCTCAACCGGGCCTTCGACCAGGTCCTGATGGACGTCGCGCTGCACCGCCTCGGGGTCACCTTCGTGCTCGACCGGGCCGGCGTCACCGGCACCGACGGCGCCTCGCACAACGGCATGTGGGACATGTCGGTCCTGCAGGTCGTCCCGGGCCTGCGACTGGCCGCCCCGCGCGACGCCGACCAGCTCCGCGCCCAGCTGCGCGAGGCCCTGGACGTCGCGGACGCGCCCACGGTGGTGCGCTTCCCGAAGGCCGACACCGGGCCGGCGATCCCCGCCGTGGAGCGGATCGGCGGCGTCGACGTCCTTCAGCGCACCGGGGCGGCGCCGGAGATCCTGCTGGTGGCGGTCGGCACCACCGCCCCCGCCTGCCTGGACGCCGCGGCCCTGCTGGTGGCCGAGGGGTTCACCGCCACCGTCGTCGACCCCCGCTGGGTCAAGCCCGTCGACCCCGCCCTTCCCGTCCTCGCCGCCGCCCACCGGCTGGTGGTCACGGTCGAGGACAACGGCCGGGCCGGCGGCGTCGGCGCCGCCGTCGCCCAGGCCCTGCGGGACGCCGGGGTGGACACCCCGCTGCGGGTCCTCGGTATTCCGCAGGAGTTCCTCGCGCACGCCTCGCGCGGCGAGATCCTGGAGGAGATCGGCCTCACCGGTACCGGGGTGGCCGCCCAGACCGCAGCGATCGCCAAGCACCTGCTGCCGACCCGAGGAGCGAACCAGCGCCATGCCGGCTGA
- the hpnH gene encoding adenosyl-hopene transferase HpnH has protein sequence MAMPLRQTVRVSTYLMQQKLLKRREKFPLIVELEPLFACNLACEGCGKIQHPAGVLKQRMPVAQAVGAVLESGAPMVSIAGGEPLMHPQIDEIVRQLVERRKYVFLCTNALLMRKKMDKFKPSPYFTFTVHIDGLRERHDASVAKDGTFDEAVEAIKEAKRRGFRVTTNSTFFNTDTPQTIIEVLDYLNDDLQVDEMMISPAFAYEKAPDQEHFLGVEQTRELFRKTFAGGNRRRWRLNHSPLFLDFLEGKVDFECTAWGIPNYSLFGWQRPCYLMSDGYVPTYRELIEKTDWSKYGRGRDPRCENCMAHCGYEPTAVLATMGSLKESIRAARETIAANRSH, from the coding sequence ATGGCCATGCCGCTGCGCCAGACCGTACGGGTCAGTACCTACCTCATGCAGCAGAAGCTGCTCAAGCGGCGCGAGAAGTTCCCGCTGATCGTCGAGCTGGAGCCGCTGTTCGCCTGCAACCTCGCCTGTGAGGGATGCGGGAAGATCCAGCACCCGGCGGGGGTGCTGAAGCAGCGGATGCCGGTCGCCCAGGCGGTCGGCGCCGTGCTGGAGTCGGGCGCGCCGATGGTCTCGATCGCGGGTGGCGAGCCACTGATGCACCCGCAGATCGACGAGATCGTCCGGCAGCTGGTGGAGCGGCGCAAGTACGTCTTCCTCTGCACCAACGCGCTGCTGATGCGCAAGAAGATGGACAAGTTCAAGCCCTCGCCGTACTTCACCTTCACGGTGCACATCGACGGGCTGCGCGAGCGGCACGACGCCTCGGTGGCCAAGGACGGCACCTTCGACGAGGCGGTGGAGGCGATCAAGGAGGCCAAGCGGCGGGGCTTCCGGGTCACCACCAACAGCACCTTCTTCAACACCGACACCCCGCAGACCATCATCGAGGTGCTCGACTACCTCAACGACGACCTCCAGGTCGACGAGATGATGATCTCCCCGGCCTTCGCCTACGAGAAGGCCCCGGACCAGGAGCACTTCCTCGGTGTCGAGCAGACCAGGGAGCTGTTCCGGAAGACCTTCGCGGGCGGCAACCGCCGCCGCTGGCGCCTCAACCACAGCCCGCTCTTCCTGGACTTCCTGGAGGGCAAGGTGGACTTCGAGTGCACCGCCTGGGGGATCCCCAACTACTCGCTGTTCGGCTGGCAGCGCCCCTGCTACCTGATGTCCGACGGCTACGTCCCCACCTACCGTGAGCTCATCGAGAAGACCGACTGGTCCAAGTACGGCCGCGGCCGCGATCCGCGCTGCGAGAACTGCATGGCGCACTGCGGGTACGAGCCGACGGCCGTGCTCGCCACCATGGGTTCGCTCAAGGAGTCGATCCGGGCGGCGCGGGAGACCATCGCCGCCAACCGCTCGCACTGA
- a CDS encoding 1-hydroxy-2-methyl-2-butenyl 4-diphosphate reductase — protein sequence MTTAPLLVLCALGPEVWALRGGDWTGSAGGPPVLVRTGMGRRRAALAVRGLLTAAPGGYGALVVAGFGAAVAPGISPGDVIVANGVRDAEGNFFAIDSGPTLTEALQARGLTVHTGVHHTADHVVRGLERTALHAQGALAVDMEAAGVLALLQELRPAPPATADGTPARGILPAAVLRVVVDTPEHELLRPVTLPAGLRAWRTLRATVPALVAWHRQTVPAATGRALAPPLVHPHPTSSTLPQEAS from the coding sequence ATGACCACCGCCCCGCTCCTGGTGCTCTGCGCGCTCGGCCCCGAGGTCTGGGCGCTGCGCGGCGGCGACTGGACGGGCTCGGCGGGCGGCCCGCCGGTGCTGGTGCGCACCGGCATGGGGCGGCGCCGCGCCGCGCTCGCCGTCCGAGGGCTGCTCACGGCGGCCCCCGGCGGCTACGGCGCCCTGGTGGTGGCCGGTTTCGGCGCGGCGGTGGCACCGGGAATAAGCCCGGGTGACGTCATCGTTGCGAACGGGGTGCGCGATGCCGAAGGCAACTTCTTCGCAATCGATTCCGGCCCGACTCTGACCGAGGCCCTGCAGGCCCGGGGCCTGACCGTCCACACCGGTGTGCACCACACCGCCGACCACGTCGTCCGCGGCCTGGAGCGTACGGCGCTGCACGCCCAGGGCGCCCTCGCCGTCGACATGGAGGCGGCCGGCGTCCTCGCCCTGCTCCAGGAGCTTCGCCCCGCCCCGCCCGCGACGGCCGACGGCACACCGGCCCGCGGCATCCTGCCCGCGGCCGTCCTGCGGGTGGTCGTCGACACCCCCGAGCACGAGCTGCTCCGCCCGGTCACCCTGCCCGCCGGGCTGCGCGCCTGGCGGACGCTGCGCGCGACCGTGCCCGCGCTGGTCGCCTGGCACCGGCAGACGGTCCCGGCAGCCACCGGGCGAGCCCTCGCCCCGCCCCTCGTCCACCCCCACCCGACATCCTCGACGCTCCCCCAGGAGGCGAGCTAG
- the shc gene encoding squalene--hopene cyclase — protein MTATADGRLDPEYDSEPVAVGDRPPVPEGLNGHQAPVAATPLPAAHATRWETDGVRPVRQADEPPDLRPVDGPPPPASAREALSRATTHLLSLQSSEGWWKGDLETNVTMDAEDLLLRQFLGIRDEELTKATAEWIRSQQRDDGTWSTFYGGPPELSTTVEAYVALKLAGDDPAAPHMLAAARHIRSRGGIAATRVFTRIWLALFGWWPWERLPEMPPEIMFLPKWLPLNIYAFGCWARQTIVPLTVVSAHRPVRPAPFTLTELHSDPANPFPERPLAPATSWDGLFERLDKLLHAYHRRALRPLRRTALAQAARWIVERQEADGCWGGIQPPAVYSLIALHLQGYELEHPVMQAGLAAFDRFTVHTEDGRRWLEACQSPVWDTCLATIALVDAGVGADHPALVSAVDWMIGEEITRRGDWSVQRPSLAPGGWAFEFENDNYPDIDDTAEVVLALRRVAHPDPQRVAGPVERAVDWNLGMQSRNGAWGAFDVDNTSVLPNKLPFCDFGEVVDPPSADVTAHVVEMLAEVGKADDPRTRRGVRWLLRNQEADGSWFGRWGTNYIYGTGSVLPALVAAGVPERHPAIRKAVRWLEDRQNTDGGWGEDMRSYDDPAQWAGRGDSTASQTAWALMALLAAGEGPDGRANPVVERGVDWLVRTQLPEGTWDEPQFTGTGFPWDFSINYHLYRLVFPVTALGRYLNGTPAVGAGAAPGIGAAR, from the coding sequence TTGACAGCAACTGCGGACGGCCGGCTCGACCCTGAGTACGATTCCGAGCCGGTCGCGGTGGGCGACCGCCCACCGGTGCCCGAGGGCCTGAACGGCCACCAGGCACCGGTCGCGGCCACGCCGCTGCCCGCCGCGCACGCCACGCGGTGGGAGACCGACGGAGTACGGCCGGTCCGACAAGCTGATGAACCACCCGACCTACGGCCTGTCGACGGCCCCCCGCCCCCCGCCTCCGCCCGGGAGGCACTGTCCCGGGCCACCACCCACCTGCTCTCGCTGCAGAGCTCCGAGGGATGGTGGAAGGGGGACCTGGAGACCAACGTCACCATGGACGCCGAGGACCTTTTACTGCGCCAGTTCCTCGGCATCCGGGACGAAGAACTGACCAAGGCCACGGCCGAGTGGATCCGCTCCCAGCAGCGGGACGACGGCACCTGGTCCACCTTCTACGGCGGCCCGCCGGAACTCTCCACCACGGTGGAGGCGTACGTCGCGCTCAAGCTCGCCGGGGACGACCCGGCGGCCCCGCACATGCTGGCGGCCGCTCGGCACATCCGCTCGCGCGGCGGCATCGCGGCCACCCGGGTGTTCACCCGGATCTGGCTGGCCCTGTTCGGCTGGTGGCCCTGGGAGCGGCTCCCGGAGATGCCGCCGGAGATCATGTTCCTGCCCAAGTGGCTGCCGCTGAACATCTACGCGTTCGGCTGCTGGGCCAGGCAGACGATCGTACCGCTCACCGTGGTCTCCGCGCACCGCCCGGTCCGCCCCGCCCCCTTCACCCTGACCGAGCTGCACAGCGACCCGGCGAATCCTTTCCCCGAGCGCCCGCTCGCCCCGGCCACCAGCTGGGACGGCCTCTTCGAGCGGCTCGACAAACTGCTGCACGCCTACCACCGGCGGGCCCTGCGCCCCCTGCGCCGGACGGCGCTCGCCCAGGCCGCCCGCTGGATCGTCGAGCGCCAGGAGGCGGACGGCTGCTGGGGCGGCATCCAGCCCCCCGCGGTCTACTCGCTGATCGCCCTCCACCTCCAGGGCTACGAGCTCGAACACCCGGTCATGCAGGCCGGGCTCGCCGCCTTCGACCGCTTCACCGTCCACACCGAGGACGGCCGGCGCTGGCTGGAGGCCTGCCAGTCGCCGGTCTGGGACACCTGCCTGGCCACCATCGCCCTGGTCGACGCCGGAGTCGGCGCCGACCACCCCGCGCTGGTCTCCGCCGTCGACTGGATGATCGGCGAGGAGATCACCCGGCGCGGCGACTGGTCCGTCCAGCGCCCCTCCCTCGCACCCGGCGGCTGGGCCTTCGAGTTCGAGAACGACAACTACCCCGACATCGACGACACCGCCGAGGTGGTCCTCGCGCTGCGCCGGGTCGCCCACCCCGATCCCCAGCGGGTGGCGGGTCCGGTCGAGCGGGCGGTCGACTGGAACCTCGGCATGCAGTCGAGGAACGGCGCCTGGGGCGCGTTCGACGTCGACAACACCAGCGTGCTGCCCAACAAACTGCCCTTCTGCGACTTCGGCGAGGTGGTCGACCCGCCCTCCGCCGACGTCACCGCGCACGTGGTCGAGATGCTCGCCGAGGTCGGCAAGGCGGACGACCCGCGGACCCGCAGGGGCGTGCGCTGGCTGCTGCGCAACCAGGAGGCCGACGGCTCCTGGTTCGGCCGCTGGGGCACCAACTACATCTACGGCACCGGCTCCGTGCTGCCCGCCCTGGTGGCGGCCGGCGTCCCCGAACGGCACCCCGCCATCCGCAAGGCCGTCCGCTGGCTGGAGGACCGTCAGAACACCGACGGCGGCTGGGGCGAGGACATGCGCTCCTACGACGACCCGGCCCAGTGGGCCGGCCGCGGCGACTCCACCGCCTCGCAGACCGCCTGGGCCCTGATGGCGCTGCTGGCGGCCGGCGAGGGCCCGGACGGCCGGGCCAACCCCGTGGTGGAGCGCGGCGTCGACTGGCTGGTCCGCACCCAGCTGCCCGAGGGCACCTGGGACGAACCGCAGTTCACCGGCACCGGGTTCCCCTGGGACTTCTCCATCAACTACCACCTCTACCGGCTGGTCTTCCCGGTCACCGCCCTCGGCCGCTACCTCAACGGCACCCCGGCGGTCGGCGCCGGCGCCGCGCCGGGGATCGGAGCCGCCCGATGA